The following coding sequences lie in one Anguilla rostrata isolate EN2019 chromosome 8, ASM1855537v3, whole genome shotgun sequence genomic window:
- the LOC135260988 gene encoding serine/threonine-protein kinase MAK-like isoform X4 — protein sequence MVQGPGVLSGRTVSEHSSEPAFLPGRMNRYTTLRQLGDGTYGSVLMGKSNESGELVAIKRMKRKFYSWEECMNLREVKSLKKLSHANVVKLKEVIRENDHLYFVFEYMKENLYQLMKDRENKMFSENEIRNIMFQVLSGLAFVHKHGFFHRDMKPENLLCMGPELVKIADFGLAREIRSRPPYTDYVSTRWYRAPEVLLRSSVYSSPIDMWAVGCIMAELYTLRPLFPGNSEVDEIFKICQVLGTVKKSDWSEGYQLAAAMNFRFPQCVPTNLKTLIPNASSEAISLMRDLLQWDPQKRPTAAQALRYPYFQVGQVLGPPPQYVGQQKAQVRTVQAPEPKPLPLGKPDQHSPARRTSIPAPGPARAHQQPLQQIPLPQESLQSHGHKQEQPASPTPKNSSPPVKPSPSGTENSAVGVKSGRRRWGQTAVKTVDSWDEFDDSDMGVSFSKKPSMVSIKEKALEGQLEPKPLSTYTAVIKLPSIATTLNRTDSETSNSSARQHYLRQSRYLPGVNPKNTSLIGNKEPGRSLWGNPTSLVNKPLGPIGSDLSVSRVNAGNFMTSNYNPGGGYVSSFQKKEVGSAGQRIQLAPLGSTSAIDLSPTAELKTDKPRPSKLKSTSNKALVETTEEYEGWKSKMAKSQIPGSSFTMPGKSLLSRAPPIQPVHGRVDWAAKYGSHR from the exons ATGGTCCAGGGACCGGGCGTTCTGAGTGGGAGAACGGTATCTGAGCATAGCAGCGAGCCTGCCTTCCTCCCTGGCAGGATGAACCGCTACACCACCCTGAGGCAGCTGGGTGACGGCACCTACGGCAGTGTGCTCATGGGCAAGAGCAACGAGTCCGGCGAACTGGTGGCCATTAAGAG GATGAAGAGAAAGTTCTACTCTTGGGAAGAATGTATGAACTTGAGAGAAGTGAAA TCTCTGAAGAAGCTGAGTCATGCCAACGTTGTGAAATTAAAGGAAGTCATCAGGGAGAACGATCATCTCTACTTCGTCTTTGAGTACATGAAAGAGAATCTCTACCAGCTGATGAAGGACAG GGAAAATAAGATgttctctgaaaatgaaatcaggAACATCATGTTCCAGGTGCTGTCTGGCTTAGCATTTGTCCACAAGCATG GTTTTTTCCATCGGGACATGAAGCCCGAGAACCTGCTCTGCATGGGCCCGGAGCTCGTCAAGATCGCGGACTTCGGATTAGCGCGGGAAATCCGCTCTCGGCCGCCGTACACTGACTACGTGTCCACGCGATG GTATCGAGCTCCAGAGGTGCTGCTGCGCTCCTCGGTGTACAGCTCCCCCATAGACATGTGGGCGGTGGGCTGCATCATGGCCGAGCTCTACACCCTGCGGCCCCTCTTCCCCGGGAACAGCGAGGTGGACGAGATCTTCAAGATCTGCCAGGTCCTGGGGACAGTTAAAAAG AGCGACTGGTCGGAGGGCTACCAGCTGGCGGCGGCCATGAACTTCCGCTTCCCGCAGTGCGTCCCCACCAACCTGAAGACCCTCATCCCCAACGCCAGCAGCGAGGCCATATCTCTGATGAGAGACCTGCTGCAGTGGGACCCGCAGAAGCGACCCACAGCCGCCCAG GCTCTGCGGTACCCCTACTTCCAGGTGGGCCAGGTGCTGGGCCCTCCCCCACAGTATGTAGGGCAGCAGAAGGCCCAGGTGAGGACGGTCCAGGCCCCGGagcccaagcccctccccctgggcaAGCCAGATCAGCATTCCCCAGCTCGGAGGACTTCGATCCCCGCCCCGGGTCCCGCCAGGGCCCaccagcagcccctgcagcaGATCCCCCTGCCCCAGGAGAGCCTGCAGTCCCACGGCCACAAGCAGGAGCAGCCGGCCTCTCCCACCCCCAAGAACAGCAGCCCCCCTGTG aaaccATCTCCTTCGGGGACTGAGAACAGCGCTGTCGGGGTCAAGAGTGGCCGGAGACGCTGGGGTCAGACTGCTGTGAAAACGGTCGATAGTTGGGATGAGTTTGATGACTCAGACATGGGAGTGTCCTTCTCCAAAAAACCCAGCATGGTGTCCATCAAGGAGAAAGCGCTGGAGGG ACAACTGGAACCAAAGCCGCTTAGTACCTACACTGCTGTGATCAAATTGCCAAGCATTGCCACCACCCTCAACAGGACCGACTCTGAGACCTCCAACTCCTCAGCAAGACAGCATTACCTGCGGCAGTCCAGATACCTGCCAG GAGTGAATCCTAAGAACACATCCTTGATTGGGAACAAGGAGCCAGGCCGAAGTCTATGGGGCAATCCTACCTCTCTAGTGAATAAACCACTGGGGCCCATTGGATCTGATCTCTCCGTCTCTAGAGTTAATGCAG GAAACTTTATGACCTCAAACTACAACCCAGGTGGAGGTTATGTGTCCTCCTTTCAGAAGAAGGAGGTGGGATCTGCAGGACAGAGGATTCAGCTTGCCCCCCTTGGAAGCACGTCTGCAA TTGACCTTTCTCCCACTGCTGAACTTAAAACTGATAAACCGAGACCATCCAAGCTTAAGTCCACTTCCAATAAGGCCTTGGTTGAAACAACTGAAG AGTATGAAGGGTGGAAGAGCAAGATGGCAAAATCCCAAATCCCTGGATCCAGCTTTACGATGCCAGGAAAGTCCCTTCTGTCCAGAGCACCCCCTATACAGCCAGTGCATGGAAGAGTAGACTGGGCAGCCAAATATGGAAGCCATCGGTAG
- the LOC135260988 gene encoding serine/threonine-protein kinase MAK-like isoform X2: protein MVQGPGVLSGRTVSEHSSEPAFLPGRMNRYTTLRQLGDGTYGSVLMGKSNESGELVAIKRMKRKFYSWEECMNLREVKSLKKLSHANVVKLKEVIRENDHLYFVFEYMKENLYQLMKDRNKLFPESVIRNIMYQILQGLSFIHKHGFFHRDMKPENLLCMGPELVKIADFGLAREIRSRPPYTDYVSTRWYRAPEVLLRSSVYSSPIDMWAVGCIMAELYTLRPLFPGNSEVDEIFKICQVLGTVKKSDWSEGYQLAAAMNFRFPQCVPTNLKTLIPNASSEAISLMRDLLQWDPQKRPTAAQALRYPYFQVGQVLGPPPQYVGQQKAQVRTVQAPEPKPLPLGKPDQHSPARRTSIPAPGPARAHQQPLQQIPLPQESLQSHGHKQEQPASPTPKNSSPPVKPSPSGTENSAVGVKSGRRRWGQTAVKTVDSWDEFDDSDMGVSFSKKPSMVSIKEKALEGQLEPKPLSTYTAVIKLPSIATTLNRTDSETSNSSARQHYLRQSRYLPGVNPKNTSLIGNKEPGRSLWGNPTSLVNKPLGPIGSDLSVSRVNAEDPKPTDKSIVREKTLDKVELPKGTCHFTLRNFMTSNYNPGGGYVSSFQKKEVGSAGQRIQLAPLGSTSAIDLSPTAELKTDKPRPSKLKSTSNKALVETTEEYEGWKSKMAKSQIPGSSFTMPGKSLLSRAPPIQPVHGRVDWAAKYGSHR from the exons ATGGTCCAGGGACCGGGCGTTCTGAGTGGGAGAACGGTATCTGAGCATAGCAGCGAGCCTGCCTTCCTCCCTGGCAGGATGAACCGCTACACCACCCTGAGGCAGCTGGGTGACGGCACCTACGGCAGTGTGCTCATGGGCAAGAGCAACGAGTCCGGCGAACTGGTGGCCATTAAGAG GATGAAGAGAAAGTTCTACTCTTGGGAAGAATGTATGAACTTGAGAGAAGTGAAA TCTCTGAAGAAGCTGAGTCATGCCAACGTTGTGAAATTAAAGGAAGTCATCAGGGAGAACGATCATCTCTACTTCGTCTTTGAGTACATGAAAGAGAATCTCTACCAGCTGATGAAGGACAG AAACAAGTTGTTCCCTGAATCAGtcatcagaaacataatgtaTCAGATATTACAGGGGCTGTCATTTATTCATAAACATG GTTTTTTCCATCGGGACATGAAGCCCGAGAACCTGCTCTGCATGGGCCCGGAGCTCGTCAAGATCGCGGACTTCGGATTAGCGCGGGAAATCCGCTCTCGGCCGCCGTACACTGACTACGTGTCCACGCGATG GTATCGAGCTCCAGAGGTGCTGCTGCGCTCCTCGGTGTACAGCTCCCCCATAGACATGTGGGCGGTGGGCTGCATCATGGCCGAGCTCTACACCCTGCGGCCCCTCTTCCCCGGGAACAGCGAGGTGGACGAGATCTTCAAGATCTGCCAGGTCCTGGGGACAGTTAAAAAG AGCGACTGGTCGGAGGGCTACCAGCTGGCGGCGGCCATGAACTTCCGCTTCCCGCAGTGCGTCCCCACCAACCTGAAGACCCTCATCCCCAACGCCAGCAGCGAGGCCATATCTCTGATGAGAGACCTGCTGCAGTGGGACCCGCAGAAGCGACCCACAGCCGCCCAG GCTCTGCGGTACCCCTACTTCCAGGTGGGCCAGGTGCTGGGCCCTCCCCCACAGTATGTAGGGCAGCAGAAGGCCCAGGTGAGGACGGTCCAGGCCCCGGagcccaagcccctccccctgggcaAGCCAGATCAGCATTCCCCAGCTCGGAGGACTTCGATCCCCGCCCCGGGTCCCGCCAGGGCCCaccagcagcccctgcagcaGATCCCCCTGCCCCAGGAGAGCCTGCAGTCCCACGGCCACAAGCAGGAGCAGCCGGCCTCTCCCACCCCCAAGAACAGCAGCCCCCCTGTG aaaccATCTCCTTCGGGGACTGAGAACAGCGCTGTCGGGGTCAAGAGTGGCCGGAGACGCTGGGGTCAGACTGCTGTGAAAACGGTCGATAGTTGGGATGAGTTTGATGACTCAGACATGGGAGTGTCCTTCTCCAAAAAACCCAGCATGGTGTCCATCAAGGAGAAAGCGCTGGAGGG ACAACTGGAACCAAAGCCGCTTAGTACCTACACTGCTGTGATCAAATTGCCAAGCATTGCCACCACCCTCAACAGGACCGACTCTGAGACCTCCAACTCCTCAGCAAGACAGCATTACCTGCGGCAGTCCAGATACCTGCCAG GAGTGAATCCTAAGAACACATCCTTGATTGGGAACAAGGAGCCAGGCCGAAGTCTATGGGGCAATCCTACCTCTCTAGTGAATAAACCACTGGGGCCCATTGGATCTGATCTCTCCGTCTCTAGAGTTAATGCAG AAGATCCTAAACCTACTGATAAATCCATTGTAAGAGAAAAGACTCTCGACAAAGTAGAACTGCCCAAAGGTACCTGTCATTTCACTCTGA GAAACTTTATGACCTCAAACTACAACCCAGGTGGAGGTTATGTGTCCTCCTTTCAGAAGAAGGAGGTGGGATCTGCAGGACAGAGGATTCAGCTTGCCCCCCTTGGAAGCACGTCTGCAA TTGACCTTTCTCCCACTGCTGAACTTAAAACTGATAAACCGAGACCATCCAAGCTTAAGTCCACTTCCAATAAGGCCTTGGTTGAAACAACTGAAG AGTATGAAGGGTGGAAGAGCAAGATGGCAAAATCCCAAATCCCTGGATCCAGCTTTACGATGCCAGGAAAGTCCCTTCTGTCCAGAGCACCCCCTATACAGCCAGTGCATGGAAGAGTAGACTGGGCAGCCAAATATGGAAGCCATCGGTAG